In the Profundibacter amoris genome, GCGTCCGACCGCCGGTTTCGCACCACTATGCACCCAGCGTTTCAGCGCCTTGGCGGTGGTGCAGTCGATGGTTGCGGGGGTGGTAAGGGCCACCCCATCCACAGCTGTCACCCTGACAGGGTTGCGGATGCCACAAGCGCCGCGTCCGCGCACCGGCGCAATGGCCTGTCCGCGTATGGCACGATCCCCGCAAACCGACCCACGGCGCGGACCGCGCACTTCGCGGCCAACGCGGGCCGGTGTGACCATTTCGGGTGCCGTATTGGCCTGCGCGATAATCCTGCGCATGTTGCGGGGGCGCGGCAGCGGGCGCAGCGATCTGGCAAGGCCCGGCGGGCCGATAAAGACCGCCGCATCGGGGCGCAAATCGGGGGCGATCATCGGCTGGGTGGTGCGCGGTGCATAGGGGCGCGGCACGGGGCGGATGCGGGCATTATAGAAGACCGGATCCGTGGTCTGGCGCGGGACATAGCCCTGCGGGACGGGCCGTGCCATAGGGCGCAAGGAATAGGACGGGGCATTGGCCAGTGCCATTTGCCCTGACAAAACAAACGCCAGAAGGAAACCAAACAGCCGCAACATCAGGATTTCACCCGTCCGAAATCTGGGGCATCGGTATCCTGCCCTGCCTCGATAATTCCGCGGCGGATGGCCCGGGTGCGGGTGAAATAATCAAACAGGTGATCCCCGTCGCCGGTGCGGATGGCCCGTTGCAGGGCAAAGAGTTCTTCGGTGAAGCGGCCCAGAATTTCCAGCGTGGCGTCCTTGTTGTTCAGGAACACATCGCGCCACATGGTCGGGTCAGACGCCGCAATCCGCGTGAAATCGCGAAAACCGGCGGCAGAGTAATTCACCACTTCGGTATCGGTCACCCGCCCCAGATCATCGGCCACACCAACCATTGTATAGGCGATCAGATGCGGCGCATGGCTGGTGACGGCCAGCACCAGATCGTGGTGGTCGGCCTCCATTTCGTCTGTTCTGGCTCCCATGCCCTGCCATAGGCTTTCCAGCCGGTCGATTGCTGCACGATCACTACCATCAACCGGCACGATCAGGCACCAGCGGTTATCAAACAATTCGGCAAAACCCGAACGCGGCCCCGATTTTTCGGTCCCCGCCAGCGGGTGTGCCGGAATGAAATGCACACCATCAGGGATATGCGGCCCCACCGCCTCGATCACCGCCCGCTTGACCGAGCCAACGTCAGAGACCGTTGCCCCCTTGTCCAGGTGCGGGGCGATTTCGGCGGCGACTCCCCCCATCGCACCAACCGGCACGCACAGCACCACCAGATCAGCGCCCTTCACGGCCTCGGCCGCACTGTCGCAAACACGATCCACCAGTCCGATTTCAGCCGCCACCTTGCGGGTTTCTTCGGAGCGGGCATAGCCCGTGATCTCGCCTGCCAACCCGTCGCGGCGCATGGCGTGGGCCATGGACCCCGCGATCAACCCCAGCCCGATCAGGGCGACACGTTCATAAACCTGCGCCATTACCGCGCCTCCTTGAAACCTGCAACTGCATGGGCAACACGGCGGCACGAGGATTCGTCCCCGACCGTGATGCGCAGGCAGTTGGGCAATTTATACCCCTTGACCAGACGCACAATTATCCCCTGCGATTTCAGATAGGCATCACAGGCCACGGCCTCTTCCTCGCTGGCGAAACGGGCCAGAATGAAGTTGGCGGTCGAGGTATCGGATGGCACGCCCAGTTCGGCCAGGGCTTCGGCGAGCCAGGCCCGCAAACGGGTGTTTTCGACGCGGCATTTGGTGACGTAGTCCTGATCCTTTACCGCCGCAATCGCCGCCGCCATCTGCGCCTGAGACAGGTTGAACGGTCCGCGCACGCGGTTCAGGATGTCGATCAGCGGTTTCGGGCCATAGCCCCAGCCAATCCGCAGCCCCCCCAGCCCGTAGATTTTGGAAAAGGTGCGGGTCATCACCACATTGTCGCGGGCATCCACCAACCCTGCGCCACCGTCAAATCCTTCGACATATTCGGCATAGGCCCCGTCCAGCACCAACAATGCCTTGGGCGGCAGGCCATCGGCAAGGCGGGCAATTTCATTGCCGCCGATCATGGTGCCGGTCGGGTTGTTCGGGTTGGCGACAAACACCAGACGGGTTTTGTCGGTGCAGGCCGCCAGCAGGGCGTCCACATCGGTGACCCGCTCGCGCTCTTTGGCCTCGACGGGGGTCGCCCCTGCCGCCAATGCGGAAATGCGATACATGGAAAACCCGTGTTCGGTGAACAGCACCTCGTCGCCGACACCGGCAAAGGCCTGGCACAGAAAGGCGATGATTTCATCCGAGCCGGCGCCACAGATGATCCGCTCGGGGTCCAGATTATGAACCTCGGCAATCGCCTGACGTAATTCGGCGTGGTCGGTTGACGGGTAGCGGTGCAGTTCATGGGCAGCGCGCACAAACGCCTCTTGCGCGGCCTCGGAGGGGCCAAAGGGGTTTTCATTCGAGGACAGTTTCACCACATCCGACAGGCCATCCACGGTGGCTTTGCCGCTTTGATAAAGGTCAATCTGCATGATCCCGGGCTGCGGGGTTATCCTGGCCGTCATAGCTACAACACTCCTGTTACGAAGCGTTTTAGCCGAGCGGATGCAGCAATGCCAGACGCATTAGCGGCGCATTTTGCAACCGTTGCGCTTATGCGGCGTAGCGCGCGGCGGCCTGATCATAGGTGTTGGCCAGAATGTTCACGGAATCGATGATGTAATGCACAGTTTGATCCGTCATCAGGTAACCGAAATTCAGGCGCACCCAGCCGGGTTTATGCACCTCGTTTCCGGCCAGAATTTCATGCCGCAACCGGTCGGAATAGTCGTGGTCGATGTTCAGCAGGCGATGGCCGTAAGGACCGGCGCAGGCACAGCCGCCGCGGGCCTGAATGCCGTAAATATCGCTTAACAGACGGGTGAACACCTGTTCCGACACCGGTTTTCCGGCACTGTCGCGCACCAGAAAGGAAAAAATCGGCAGGCGATGGGCGGTCGGATGCCCCAGCAGGGTCAGACGCGGGTTGTTGGCCCAGCCACGGCGGGCCATTTGCACGAATTCGGCCTCGCGGGCGGCGATGCGTTCTTCTCCGATCGCTTCCTTGATCAGGAACACCAGTGCCGCGCGGATGTCGCCAATGACGTTGGGTGTGCCCGCTTCTTCGCGCTCGGACAGGTTGCCGGTGTAATCGTGGTTCCACGGCGAGACAAAACAGACGGTGCCCCCACCGGGCGCAGTGGGCACCTTGCGGTGCACCACGGATTTGCGCAGGATCAACACGCCCGAGGCCGCAGGGCCACCGGGGAATTTATGGGCCGAGACCACCACAGCGTCCTTTTCAACATCCGTACCGCTGCACATATCTATCGGCAGATACGGCCCGCCACCGGCGTAATCCCAGACTGACAGGGCGCCGTGTTTCTTTAGCAATCGCGCAACCGGATC is a window encoding:
- a CDS encoding aminotransferase class V-fold PLP-dependent enzyme, whose product is MPLNAFKSMLSSDNPIADLRAGLIGEGAMIPGADDPVPLVYADYVASGRALRQVEGFISEQVLPYYANSHTEASYCGGYMTRLREQARGEIARVTKAGEDCAVIFTGSGATAGLNRLVALLGVNEARNPVIFIGPYEHHSNMLPWRESKAEVVEIPESANGGPDLDVLEMALQDHAGADLMIGSFSVASNVTGIITDPDPVARLLKKHGALSVWDYAGGGPYLPIDMCSGTDVEKDAVVVSAHKFPGGPAASGVLILRKSVVHRKVPTAPGGGTVCFVSPWNHDYTGNLSEREEAGTPNVIGDIRAALVFLIKEAIGEERIAAREAEFVQMARRGWANNPRLTLLGHPTAHRLPIFSFLVRDSAGKPVSEQVFTRLLSDIYGIQARGGCACAGPYGHRLLNIDHDYSDRLRHEILAGNEVHKPGWVRLNFGYLMTDQTVHYIIDSVNILANTYDQAAARYAA
- a CDS encoding prephenate/arogenate dehydrogenase family protein, with product MAQVYERVALIGLGLIAGSMAHAMRRDGLAGEITGYARSEETRKVAAEIGLVDRVCDSAAEAVKGADLVVLCVPVGAMGGVAAEIAPHLDKGATVSDVGSVKRAVIEAVGPHIPDGVHFIPAHPLAGTEKSGPRSGFAELFDNRWCLIVPVDGSDRAAIDRLESLWQGMGARTDEMEADHHDLVLAVTSHAPHLIAYTMVGVADDLGRVTDTEVVNYSAAGFRDFTRIAASDPTMWRDVFLNNKDATLEILGRFTEELFALQRAIRTGDGDHLFDYFTRTRAIRRGIIEAGQDTDAPDFGRVKS
- a CDS encoding extensin-like domain-containing protein; this translates as MLRLFGFLLAFVLSGQMALANAPSYSLRPMARPVPQGYVPRQTTDPVFYNARIRPVPRPYAPRTTQPMIAPDLRPDAAVFIGPPGLARSLRPLPRPRNMRRIIAQANTAPEMVTPARVGREVRGPRRGSVCGDRAIRGQAIAPVRGRGACGIRNPVRVTAVDGVALTTPATIDCTTAKALKRWVHSGAKPAVGRMGGGIKSLRIVASYACRTRNSQSGAKISEHAYGHAVDIAAINLKNGTSLTVLKGWRDRRQGPVLKRMHRAACGPFGTVLGPNANRYHQDHFHFDTARYRSGSYCR
- the hisC gene encoding histidinol-phosphate transaminase, which produces MTARITPQPGIMQIDLYQSGKATVDGLSDVVKLSSNENPFGPSEAAQEAFVRAAHELHRYPSTDHAELRQAIAEVHNLDPERIICGAGSDEIIAFLCQAFAGVGDEVLFTEHGFSMYRISALAAGATPVEAKERERVTDVDALLAACTDKTRLVFVANPNNPTGTMIGGNEIARLADGLPPKALLVLDGAYAEYVEGFDGGAGLVDARDNVVMTRTFSKIYGLGGLRIGWGYGPKPLIDILNRVRGPFNLSQAQMAAAIAAVKDQDYVTKCRVENTRLRAWLAEALAELGVPSDTSTANFILARFASEEEAVACDAYLKSQGIIVRLVKGYKLPNCLRITVGDESSCRRVAHAVAGFKEAR